In Mercenaria mercenaria strain notata chromosome 15, MADL_Memer_1, whole genome shotgun sequence, a single genomic region encodes these proteins:
- the LOC128549190 gene encoding uncharacterized protein LOC128549190, whose translation MDKQNGSYPPPQAISADEAAFRLPPPSYEEIMGVYQTSVKTEQQTSDIPPLAYIDIMPRCLKAGNIAGKVAPTFDDYSAIVEAANRWLQDDPGLTVWKCESIVRKLTPAKDGTISYELNEMLRHDATFGFTVYIKGIRLWLTKRSNPGPPQQLGIKTVVPEKVTIEVPVNRYRHGRGRIIIAGEVVQHLHTYTITTFEGFEDTMKRLQGKLAGDPIQGEVLTIETDNVKAYEGMQKDFDPESTCWSENKDKSQRNTQVIRIFYVKGSPKMEEIGYTEIIPDVIEQPDSATKQGKFETFDNVIVSLSQWVSKNQQRTKCKTQRAKRKKQRAKRKKHKEQNARNKEQNTKKQRAKRKKQRENCKKQIAKREKQRAKRKKQISRNKEQQNANSKEQKARNKEQNTRNKEQNARSK comes from the exons ATGGACAAACAGAATGGATCATACCCTCCGCCGCAGGCTATTTCTGCCGACGAGGCTGCGTTCCGACTGCCGCCGCCGTCATATGAAGAG ATAATGGGTGTCTACCAGACGTCTGTAAAAACTGAACAGCAGACCTCGGATATACCACCACTTGCATATATAGACATAATGCCAAGGTGTCTTAAAGCTGGAAACATCGCTGGAAAAGTGGCGCCAACATTTGATGACTACAG CGCTATTGTTGAAGCAGCTAACCGCTGGCTACAGGACGATCCAGGCCTCACTGTTTGGAAATGCGAATCTATTGTGAGAAAACTTACGCCAGCCAAGGACGGCACAATTAGCTATGAACTAAATGAAATGTTGAGGCACGATGCTACATTTGGATTCACTGTTTACATAAAAGGAATACGATTATGGTTGACGAAGAGATCGAACCCTGGTCCTCCGCAACAACTGGGTATCAAAACTGTTGTACCGGAAAAAGTCACTATAGAGGTTCCAGTCAACAGATACAG ACATGGCCGCGGAAGGATTATTATCGCAGGTGAAGTGGTCCAACATCTTCATACCTACACTATTACAACTTTTGAAGGCTTTGAAGATACAATGAAAAGACTTCAAGGGAAGTTGGCAGGCGACCCGATTCAAG GTGAGGTTTTAACAATAGAGACGGACAACGTGAAGGCATATGAAGGAATGCAAAAGGATTTTGATCCAGAAAGCACGTGCTGGTCAGAGAATAAAGATAAATCCCAAAGGAATACTCAAGTTATCAGGATATTCTACGTCAAAGGCTCTCCAAAAATGGAAGAAATAG GTTACACGGAGATAATACCAGATGTGATTGAACAACCGGACTCAGCAACAAAACAAGGAAAGTTTGAAACCTTTGACAACGTTATAGTTTCTCTTAGCCAATGGGTATCCAAAAATCAG CAAAGAACAAAATGCAAGACACAAAGAGCAAAACGAAAGAAACAAAGAGCAAAACGCAAGAAACACAAAGAGCAAAACGCAAGAAACAAAGAGCAAAACACAAAGAAACAAAGAGCCAAACGCAAGAAACAAAGAGAAAATTGCAAGAAGCAAATAGCAAAACGCGAGAAACAAAGAGCAAAACGCAAGAAGCAAATTTCAAGAAACAAAGAGCAGCAAAATGCAAATAGCAAAGAGCAAAAGGCTAGAAACAAAGAGCAAAACACAAGAAACAAAGAGCAGAACGCAAGAAGCAAATAA